The following are from one region of the Vitis riparia cultivar Riparia Gloire de Montpellier isolate 1030 chromosome 9, EGFV_Vit.rip_1.0, whole genome shotgun sequence genome:
- the LOC117921794 gene encoding uncharacterized protein LOC117921794 has translation MDSTSSISANVNNILVLNGTNFKKWKDHFIIVLGFMDLDYALREDCLTDLTGASTAMEKWEQSNRMSLMIMKHSIPEAIRGAIPEETGAKTFLDQIANRFTANEKVETSTILSKLVSMRYDGSGEQHLRPFTKYLMECGTIPQYTMLGTLSQNGVAER, from the exons ATGGATTCAACATCTTCTATATCTGCTAATGTTAATAACATTCTTGTGCTTAATGgcacaaacttcaagaaatggaaggaCCACTTTATAATTGTGCTCgggttcatggatttggactaTGCATTAAGAGAGGATTGCCTTACAGACCTTACTGGTGCAAGCACtgctatggaaaaatgggagcaatccaatcgcatgagtctaatgataatGAAGCACTCAATTCCAGAAGCTATAAGGGGTGCAATACCCGAGGAGACCGGAGCCAAGACATTCTTGGACCAGATAGCAAACCGATTCACTGCAAATGAAAAGGTTGAGACGAgcactattcttagtaagcttgtctcCATGCG ATATGACGGATCTGGTGAACAACATCTAAGGCCATTcaccaaatatttgatggagtgtggtACCATCCCTCAGTACACCATGTTGGGGACTCTaagccaaaatggtgtagcagagagGTGA